One window of Phycisphaeraceae bacterium genomic DNA carries:
- a CDS encoding M61 family metallopeptidase translates to MEISKPQTQTIVITMVLRGGREVWGNELDVAMPVWRPGRYQILDLAGGIQAIEATDGNGTSLSMRKYDRATWRVASADATEVHVRYRLYCNSLGDRTRHVDATHAFLSGSAVFLYCPKMRHMPLKVTVHAPEHWRVACGLRSVEGEPRVLLAPDYDVLVDSPIEIGEIEVMSFESDGKPHEIAIWAQGAGGVSYDPERLKDDFKKIVDECIAIFGDTPYERYVFLIHIAPGAGGGTEHLNSTIMQASPAVFDSARSYRGFLGLTAHEFFHTWNVKQLRPEGLVPYDYQRENYTDLLWVAEGTTSYYDDLIPARVGQIKESDYLEILNGQIGTYIDTPGSRVQSLEMSSFDSWIKFNRPSPDAPNSTVNFYTVGAVASFVLDMEIRRRTDNTQDLDEMMREMYRRYPLSNGGFSSADMVALIEERTGLEWQPWFDAHIFGTEAMDISGALAVVGLEQMHEPPKPDTETPKPVRVREMRPYVGIRVADASGMARVSNVLTDGPAFDAGIIPGDEIIAINGVRVRASDFDSRVDLLELGTEARISLLRRDELMEFRITPGERPVGTRKIKKVKDPSDAQQAAFNAWLKKPTISKNDTEETGAVPGAKESE, encoded by the coding sequence GTGGAGATCTCGAAGCCGCAGACGCAGACGATCGTCATCACGATGGTGCTGCGCGGCGGGCGCGAAGTCTGGGGGAACGAGCTCGACGTCGCGATGCCGGTGTGGCGTCCGGGCCGTTACCAGATTCTGGATTTGGCGGGCGGGATTCAAGCCATCGAAGCGACCGACGGGAATGGAACGTCCCTTTCCATGCGGAAGTATGACCGAGCGACCTGGCGCGTTGCCAGCGCAGACGCGACAGAGGTTCATGTTCGCTATCGGCTGTACTGCAATTCGCTCGGGGACCGAACACGACACGTCGATGCCACGCACGCCTTTCTATCGGGGTCGGCGGTCTTTCTCTACTGCCCGAAGATGCGTCACATGCCGCTCAAGGTGACGGTGCATGCACCGGAACATTGGCGGGTGGCATGCGGGCTTCGAAGCGTCGAGGGCGAGCCACGCGTGCTGCTGGCGCCGGACTATGACGTGCTGGTGGATTCGCCGATCGAGATCGGCGAGATTGAGGTCATGTCTTTCGAGAGCGACGGGAAACCCCACGAGATCGCGATCTGGGCACAAGGTGCGGGGGGCGTGTCATACGACCCTGAGCGACTCAAGGATGATTTCAAGAAGATCGTTGATGAGTGCATCGCGATCTTCGGCGATACTCCGTATGAGCGGTACGTCTTCCTGATTCACATCGCACCCGGCGCGGGAGGCGGCACGGAGCACCTGAATAGCACGATCATGCAGGCGAGTCCCGCTGTTTTCGACTCTGCAAGGTCATACCGAGGATTCCTCGGCCTGACCGCGCACGAGTTCTTTCACACGTGGAATGTCAAGCAGCTACGACCCGAGGGACTCGTTCCGTATGACTACCAGCGTGAGAACTACACAGACCTGCTGTGGGTTGCGGAGGGAACGACCTCGTACTACGACGATCTGATTCCGGCACGCGTCGGACAGATCAAAGAGAGCGACTACCTCGAGATTCTGAATGGCCAGATCGGCACGTACATCGATACGCCGGGATCACGTGTGCAATCGCTCGAGATGTCTTCATTCGATTCGTGGATCAAGTTCAACAGGCCGTCGCCGGATGCGCCGAACTCGACCGTGAATTTCTACACGGTCGGCGCGGTTGCGAGCTTTGTGCTGGACATGGAGATCCGACGCCGCACCGACAACACGCAGGATCTGGACGAGATGATGCGGGAGATGTACCGCCGCTACCCGTTGTCGAACGGCGGCTTTTCGAGCGCGGACATGGTCGCGCTGATCGAGGAGCGGACTGGGCTGGAGTGGCAGCCGTGGTTTGATGCGCACATCTTCGGTACTGAGGCGATGGACATTTCTGGCGCTCTCGCAGTCGTTGGATTGGAACAGATGCACGAGCCGCCCAAGCCGGACACGGAGACTCCTAAGCCCGTACGCGTGCGTGAGATGAGGCCGTATGTGGGTATCCGAGTGGCTGATGCCTCCGGCATGGCCAGGGTCTCGAACGTCCTGACAGACGGCCCGGCGTTCGATGCCGGCATTATTCCCGGGGATGAGATCATCGCGATCAACGGCGTGCGGGTGAGGGCGTCGGACTTCGATTCACGGGTCGATCTTCTCGAACTCGGCACAGAAGCCAGAATCTCGCTGCTTCGCCGCGATGAGCTGATGGAGTTCAGGATCACGCCCGGAGAGAGGCCTGTAGGCACCCGCAAGATCAAGAAGGTCAAAGACCCATCCGACGCACAACAGGCGGCGTTCAACGCTTGGCTGAAGAAGCCAACGATATCGAAGAACGACACAGAGGAGACTGGCGCCGTGCCTGGCGCGAAGGAATCGGAGTGA
- a CDS encoding amidohydrolase family protein, with protein sequence MRQIDRIVNARLRGREGLFDIALDGAAISDITASNGGRKERADDVEGGVIDASGGIVCPSFVDPHLHLDLAYSLDMVPENRSGTLVEAIGLWSEAKRAVTAENVRDRAIRAINQEVSFGTGFIRTHVDVATNAGLRLVEGVLAAREATKHLCEIEIVVFPQDGILRDPGAREQMAAAMRMGCDAIGGIAHNERTTTDSRRHCEILFELAKEFDAPIDCHIDETDAPESRCVEELAALTLANPGWAGRVTASHVCSLASHSDVHAAKVISMIADAGMHVVCNLCVNMHLQGRFDRYPKRRGMTRVSELRTSGVTVGAGQDCIKDPFYPLGTGQMLDIAHMLVHVDHLSLPNDIEYAFDCVGANAARIMGISGYGVSPGCGANLVVLPVESAAEAVRTRPRPLAVLRNGYEVAASDPA encoded by the coding sequence ATGCGTCAGATCGATCGGATCGTCAATGCGCGGCTGCGGGGGCGCGAGGGCCTCTTCGATATCGCGTTGGATGGCGCAGCGATATCTGACATCACTGCTTCAAATGGCGGCAGGAAAGAGCGTGCAGACGATGTGGAGGGCGGGGTAATCGATGCCTCGGGCGGCATCGTTTGTCCGTCATTCGTGGATCCACACCTGCACCTGGATCTGGCCTATTCGCTCGATATGGTGCCCGAGAACCGATCCGGCACGCTTGTGGAGGCGATCGGGCTCTGGTCGGAAGCGAAGCGAGCGGTCACGGCCGAGAATGTCCGCGATCGGGCCATCCGGGCGATCAACCAGGAAGTCTCTTTCGGCACGGGTTTCATCCGCACGCACGTGGATGTTGCGACAAACGCGGGCCTTCGACTTGTTGAGGGTGTTCTGGCTGCTCGAGAGGCGACAAAGCACTTGTGCGAGATCGAGATCGTTGTCTTTCCGCAGGACGGCATCCTGAGAGATCCGGGTGCTCGCGAGCAGATGGCTGCGGCTATGCGCATGGGGTGCGACGCGATCGGGGGCATCGCGCACAACGAGCGTACAACAACAGATTCTCGCCGGCACTGCGAGATCCTGTTCGAGTTGGCGAAGGAGTTTGATGCGCCGATCGACTGCCACATCGACGAGACAGACGCTCCGGAGTCGCGATGCGTGGAGGAGCTCGCGGCGTTGACGCTCGCGAATCCGGGATGGGCAGGACGAGTCACCGCTTCGCATGTGTGCTCGCTGGCGTCGCACTCCGACGTCCATGCGGCCAAGGTTATCTCGATGATCGCAGATGCGGGCATGCACGTCGTCTGCAACCTGTGCGTCAATATGCATCTGCAGGGGCGGTTTGACCGGTACCCGAAGCGGCGCGGCATGACCCGGGTTTCGGAGCTTCGGACGAGTGGGGTGACCGTCGGCGCTGGACAGGATTGCATCAAGGATCCGTTCTATCCGCTCGGAACGGGGCAGATGCTCGACATCGCGCACATGCTGGTCCATGTAGACCACCTCTCGCTGCCCAATGACATCGAGTACGCGTTCGATTGCGTAGGCGCGAATGCGGCACGGATCATGGGAATATCCGGCTACGGCGTCTCACCCGGCTGTGGTGCGAATCTTGTGGTGTTGCCTGTGGAGTCAGCTGCGGAAGCGGTCAGGACCAGGCCTCGCCCTCTCGCTGTGCTGAGGAACGGCTACGAAGTCGCAGCGTCCGACCCTGCGTAG
- a CDS encoding DUF899 domain-containing protein, translated as MQADSSSSTDSGFKSQRVVSRDEWLRERLLLLAEEKELTRRRDKVAARVRSMPWVRVDKQYVFDATPEWGSRLSLADLFGARSQLIVYHFMFDPTWSQGCKSCSFVADHYNGIVVHLAHRDISFITVSKAPIDMIEAFRVRMGWSFPWVSEARNGFGRDFGVSFTDSELADPTSLYNYNARPYPIRELPGVSVFTKDSRGSIYHTYSTFARGLEDFLTAYRYIDITPKGRDEAEGGGMGWLRHHDRYDGSAFVDPWAERPGITGPSL; from the coding sequence ATGCAGGCCGATTCCTCTTCAAGCACCGATAGCGGTTTCAAGTCCCAGCGGGTGGTGTCGCGTGACGAGTGGCTCCGGGAGCGTCTGTTACTCCTTGCCGAAGAGAAGGAACTGACACGCCGACGCGACAAGGTCGCCGCTCGGGTTCGATCGATGCCGTGGGTACGAGTGGATAAGCAGTACGTCTTTGACGCGACACCCGAATGGGGCAGCAGACTCTCGCTCGCGGATCTGTTTGGTGCGAGGTCGCAGCTCATCGTCTACCACTTCATGTTCGATCCGACGTGGTCGCAAGGGTGCAAGTCCTGCTCTTTCGTCGCCGACCACTACAACGGCATCGTCGTGCACCTTGCACACAGAGACATCTCATTCATCACAGTGTCGAAGGCGCCGATCGACATGATCGAAGCGTTCCGCGTACGCATGGGATGGTCCTTTCCCTGGGTTTCCGAGGCGAGAAACGGCTTCGGGCGAGACTTCGGTGTCTCCTTCACCGACAGCGAACTCGCCGATCCGACCAGTCTGTACAACTACAACGCCAGGCCATACCCGATTCGCGAGCTCCCGGGCGTCTCGGTCTTTACGAAGGACTCACGCGGCAGCATCTACCACACCTACTCAACCTTCGCGCGCGGACTTGAGGACTTCCTTACAGCATACCGCTACATCGATATCACACCCAAGGGGCGCGATGAGGCAGAGGGGGGAGGCATGGGATGGCTTCGGCACCATGACCGATACGACGGATCGGCTTTCGTCGATCCGTGGGCGGAGCGTCCGGGGATCACCGGCCCATCTCTTTGA
- the rfaE2 gene encoding D-glycero-beta-D-manno-heptose 1-phosphate adenylyltransferase, whose amino-acid sequence MDLLLGHLDRWKPFNALVVGDFMLDQHLYGDAERLSADAPVPILHVRRQTSNPGGAANVCLDLAALRGTVRACGVIGTDQHGDILRHALVERGIDASGLVADSSRPTTVKQNLIGLAQARHPQKMFRVDFESRDPLSAAAAESLLARVRDSLDWAEVICIEDYAKGVCTEQVCQGVIEMARRLGKPVFVDPARLDSYSRYRGATVITPNRTEAEVATGQRTDGEADVAHNATLARTLLSAVELDAVVLTLDRHGALLLERDGDPVSIPTVARKVYDVTGAGDMFLAGLAAARANGSTWSDAVRFANAAAGLEVEIFGVEPIPIERVHHAVLEQAARTRGKLRTIEQAEIEVRARRASGQKIVFTNGCFDLLHAGHVDLLDKAATHGDFLIVGLNSDASVKRLKGAARPVNSEEDRARVLGGLGCVGAVVVFDEDTPIDLIKRLKPDILVKGADYTKDKVVGGSDVESWGGSVVLIDLVEGKSTTGMIKRMGG is encoded by the coding sequence ATGGATCTTCTGCTCGGGCACCTCGACCGCTGGAAGCCCTTCAACGCACTCGTTGTCGGCGACTTCATGCTGGACCAGCACCTCTATGGCGATGCCGAGCGGCTCTCGGCCGATGCCCCTGTACCGATCCTCCATGTGAGACGACAGACGAGCAACCCCGGTGGTGCGGCCAATGTCTGCCTCGATCTCGCGGCTCTCCGAGGCACTGTCCGCGCGTGCGGCGTGATCGGCACAGACCAGCACGGCGACATCCTCAGGCATGCCCTTGTCGAACGAGGTATCGACGCGTCCGGACTCGTCGCCGACTCGTCTCGGCCGACAACGGTCAAGCAGAATCTCATCGGGCTTGCTCAGGCCAGGCATCCGCAGAAAATGTTCCGCGTGGACTTTGAGTCGCGAGACCCCTTGTCCGCGGCAGCCGCAGAGTCACTGCTCGCCCGTGTGCGAGACTCGCTCGATTGGGCCGAGGTTATCTGCATCGAGGATTACGCCAAGGGAGTCTGCACAGAACAAGTCTGCCAGGGCGTGATCGAGATGGCGCGGCGTCTCGGAAAGCCCGTCTTCGTTGATCCTGCCCGGCTCGACTCCTATTCGCGTTACCGTGGCGCGACGGTGATCACACCGAACCGGACCGAGGCCGAGGTCGCGACCGGCCAGCGAACAGACGGCGAGGCAGACGTGGCGCACAACGCAACCCTTGCCCGAACGCTGCTTTCTGCCGTCGAGTTAGACGCTGTTGTCCTGACGCTCGATCGCCACGGGGCCCTTCTCCTTGAGAGGGATGGCGACCCCGTTTCCATACCTACCGTGGCGAGGAAGGTCTACGACGTCACTGGCGCTGGCGATATGTTTCTTGCGGGGCTGGCCGCGGCACGCGCAAACGGCTCCACATGGAGCGATGCGGTCCGCTTCGCGAACGCAGCGGCAGGGCTTGAGGTCGAGATCTTCGGCGTAGAGCCCATTCCCATCGAGCGCGTACACCACGCGGTCCTGGAGCAGGCCGCACGTACACGCGGCAAACTCCGAACCATCGAGCAGGCAGAGATCGAGGTGCGGGCGAGACGGGCATCCGGGCAGAAGATCGTCTTTACGAACGGATGCTTCGACCTGCTCCACGCGGGCCACGTCGATCTGCTCGACAAAGCCGCGACGCATGGTGACTTTCTCATTGTCGGGCTGAACAGCGATGCCTCGGTCAAGCGACTGAAGGGGGCGGCAAGGCCGGTCAATTCCGAGGAGGATCGTGCCCGAGTGCTCGGTGGCCTCGGGTGTGTCGGGGCCGTTGTCGTCTTCGATGAAGACACGCCTATCGACCTCATAAAGCGGCTCAAGCCAGACATCCTCGTGAAGGGCGCTGACTACACCAAGGACAAAGTGGTGGGGGGCTCCGATGTGGAATCCTGGGGCGGGAGCGTCGTCCTGATCGACCTTGTCGAAGGCAAGAGCACGACGGGCATGATCAAGCGCATGGGGGGGTAA
- the tadA gene encoding Flp pilus assembly complex ATPase component TadA — MQRSQKTKPTAKESERAAIRRMLSETPTAPMPTPAANTLQIRPLTTRGRPVPLGAEPISIGRHPDNTFPLKDERASRFHCVIEPESGGALRVRDLGSRNGTKVNGDRVDVATIVSGDIVKVGTHEFRIESMEAAASADSHDGSGAAWERTLREMVKNLAPDLPVEETIQVVSADGKPSDIVLGEADGPKAVRLLLTLSGRARATDIHLEPKGETFHVRMRIDGQMTWVVELPNRIGELVQGVIKAACLMKTLGRDAVIDGAFSARYPDRRVDYRASFTPSIHGQKLVLRILDLRDMPRSIAELGMAPYMLDRIRRTCMQDAGLLLVCGPTGSGKTTTLYNAIREIDRNTRNVVTIEDPVEYRLDGVTQIPIDEHRGNSFNGLLRSVLRQDPDVIYVGEIRDEETARTAMQAAMTGHVVFSTVHAKETISAVFRLLDLGVEPYLVANALDLVLAQRLLRVLCDNCKTPVPLTPGQITRMGKGHIQGAKPFHAVGCARCLKTGFKGRRAIFELLDFNTELRDIVLKAPGVQAMRKAIEAGHFTTLAQSAYRLVCEGHTSIDEAEKVAGGV, encoded by the coding sequence ATGCAGCGATCCCAGAAGACCAAGCCCACGGCGAAAGAGAGTGAGCGTGCGGCGATCCGCCGGATGCTCTCAGAGACCCCGACAGCACCCATGCCAACACCGGCCGCGAACACACTCCAGATCCGCCCCCTCACGACCCGGGGGCGTCCCGTGCCGCTCGGGGCTGAACCGATCTCGATCGGCAGGCATCCCGATAACACGTTTCCCCTTAAGGACGAGCGAGCGAGTCGCTTTCACTGCGTGATCGAACCCGAGAGCGGCGGTGCGTTACGGGTACGGGACCTTGGTTCCCGGAACGGGACGAAGGTCAACGGCGACCGGGTAGACGTGGCGACAATCGTCTCCGGGGACATCGTGAAGGTCGGAACGCACGAGTTCCGAATTGAGTCGATGGAGGCCGCAGCATCTGCCGATTCTCACGACGGGTCTGGCGCGGCGTGGGAGCGAACGCTCCGTGAGATGGTGAAGAACCTTGCGCCGGATCTCCCTGTTGAAGAGACGATCCAGGTTGTATCAGCAGACGGGAAGCCGTCGGACATCGTTCTCGGGGAGGCGGACGGGCCGAAGGCCGTTCGGCTGCTGCTCACGCTCTCAGGTCGGGCGCGGGCTACGGATATTCACCTTGAGCCGAAGGGAGAGACGTTCCACGTTCGCATGCGGATCGACGGCCAGATGACCTGGGTCGTCGAGTTGCCGAACAGGATCGGCGAGTTGGTTCAGGGCGTGATCAAGGCCGCGTGTCTGATGAAGACGCTCGGACGAGATGCCGTGATCGACGGCGCGTTCTCGGCACGCTATCCGGATCGGCGCGTGGACTATCGGGCATCGTTCACGCCGAGCATCCATGGTCAGAAGCTCGTGCTGCGAATTCTGGACCTGCGCGACATGCCGCGTTCCATCGCCGAACTTGGCATGGCTCCCTACATGCTCGATCGCATCCGGCGGACGTGCATGCAGGATGCGGGGTTGCTCCTGGTCTGCGGGCCGACCGGATCGGGTAAGACGACCACGCTCTACAACGCGATCCGAGAGATCGATCGCAACACCAGAAACGTCGTGACAATCGAGGATCCGGTCGAGTACCGGCTCGACGGCGTCACGCAGATCCCGATCGATGAGCATCGGGGCAACTCGTTCAACGGGTTGCTGCGTTCCGTGCTCCGGCAAGATCCTGACGTGATCTACGTCGGAGAGATCCGCGATGAAGAAACGGCACGCACAGCGATGCAGGCGGCCATGACCGGGCACGTCGTCTTCTCCACGGTACACGCGAAGGAAACGATCTCCGCCGTCTTCCGGCTGCTCGATCTCGGCGTCGAACCCTATCTCGTCGCAAACGCGCTCGATCTTGTCCTCGCTCAGCGTCTGTTGCGAGTCCTCTGCGACAACTGCAAGACGCCGGTGCCCCTCACGCCCGGCCAGATCACCCGAATGGGAAAGGGGCATATCCAGGGCGCCAAGCCGTTCCACGCGGTCGGGTGCGCAAGGTGCCTGAAGACCGGCTTCAAGGGGCGAAGGGCCATCTTCGAGCTTCTGGATTTCAACACGGAACTCAGGGACATCGTTCTCAAGGCACCCGGCGTACAGGCCATGCGCAAGGCGATCGAGGCGGGACACTTCACCACCCTCGCGCAATCCGCCTATCGCCTGGTCTGCGAGGGACATACCTCGATCGATGAGGCCGAGAAAGTCGCGGGCGGCGTCTGA
- the serS gene encoding serine--tRNA ligase gives MIDLKQLRENPAHYALGAKAKNVLIDIERIVELDARKRALQSEFEKLRAEQNRLAKEIGPQIGKLKGSLKGKHGAEADAIQKEIDALSAKPVALKSASHAIEAEITALDPELQNLLLQVPLPPDPDVPVGKGSEDNIELQRWSPPGFDLSKSFEANRGFKPLTHLQLIEKHNLVSFERGVKLAGTRSYILTGAGMLLHNAILRYAFDTMVHSHGFTPMSVPVLVREEAMIGTGFFPAGREQAYLVDEKNRGGSSDSYLTGTGEVGLMGLHMDEILDEASLPLRYVTVSTCFRREAGAAGKDTAGLYRIHQFDKVEQVVICRADEAESREWHKKMIGYVEQLLQSLGLPYRLLQCCTGDLGVKNADMVDIESWMPGRGDASDGTPSGEFGETHSASRLYDFQCRRLNMRYRPGGSAGKGDTVVCHSLNNTVAASPRILIPLLEMYQNADGSITIPDVLRPYMNGMARIG, from the coding sequence ATGATCGACCTGAAGCAACTCCGTGAGAATCCCGCCCACTATGCCTTGGGTGCCAAGGCCAAGAACGTTCTCATCGACATCGAGAGGATCGTCGAACTCGACGCACGCAAACGTGCTCTTCAGTCCGAGTTCGAGAAGCTCCGGGCCGAGCAGAACCGCCTGGCCAAAGAGATCGGGCCGCAGATCGGGAAGCTCAAGGGGTCGCTCAAGGGCAAGCACGGAGCCGAGGCGGACGCGATCCAGAAAGAGATCGACGCTCTCTCCGCCAAGCCCGTTGCTCTGAAGTCGGCATCGCACGCGATCGAGGCAGAGATCACGGCTCTCGATCCCGAACTCCAGAACCTCCTGCTCCAGGTTCCGCTGCCGCCGGATCCAGATGTCCCTGTCGGCAAGGGCAGCGAGGACAACATCGAACTACAGCGTTGGAGCCCTCCGGGATTCGACCTGAGCAAGTCGTTCGAGGCGAATAGGGGCTTTAAGCCGCTGACGCACCTGCAACTGATCGAGAAGCACAACCTCGTGTCGTTCGAGCGGGGCGTCAAGCTCGCGGGCACACGCTCGTACATTCTCACGGGGGCGGGGATGCTCCTGCACAATGCGATCCTCCGCTACGCCTTCGACACGATGGTCCACTCACACGGCTTCACCCCGATGAGTGTCCCCGTGCTCGTCCGTGAGGAAGCGATGATCGGCACCGGATTCTTCCCCGCCGGACGCGAGCAGGCCTATCTCGTCGACGAGAAGAACCGAGGCGGCTCAAGCGACTCGTACCTGACCGGTACCGGCGAGGTCGGGCTCATGGGCCTGCACATGGATGAGATTCTCGACGAGGCCTCGCTCCCGCTGCGATACGTCACCGTCAGCACATGCTTCAGACGCGAGGCAGGGGCAGCGGGCAAGGACACCGCAGGCCTCTATCGCATCCACCAGTTCGATAAGGTCGAGCAGGTCGTCATCTGCCGCGCCGACGAGGCCGAGAGCCGCGAATGGCACAAGAAGATGATCGGATACGTCGAGCAACTCCTGCAATCCCTCGGGCTCCCCTACCGCCTTCTCCAGTGCTGCACAGGCGATCTCGGTGTGAAGAACGCGGACATGGTTGATATTGAGTCTTGGATGCCCGGCAGAGGCGACGCCTCCGACGGCACGCCCTCGGGCGAGTTCGGAGAGACGCACTCGGCGAGCCGTCTCTACGACTTTCAGTGCCGTCGCCTCAACATGCGGTATCGCCCCGGCGGCTCAGCAGGCAAGGGCGACACCGTTGTCTGCCACTCGCTGAACAACACCGTCGCCGCGAGCCCTCGCATCCTCATTCCTCTCCTCGAGATGTACCAGAACGCAGATGGTTCGATCACGATTCCGGATGTTCTTCGCCCCTACATGAACGGCATGGCACGCATCGGTTGA
- the fmt gene encoding methionyl-tRNA formyltransferase → MTNPMRIAFFGSGEFGLPTLRALAREHTLAGVVTQPDKPAGRGTSLTPTPIGAAASAELPNVPLLKPTKCNAPEVVAEIRNWNADAWVVIAFGQKLGAGLLDGIFAINLHASILPRWRGAAPINAAILAGDTHSGNSVITLAERMDAGEVLASSRSEIGSAETAGELHDRLSAEGPELVLRVLRDFRSGRLSRKVQDESLVTLAPKLSRADGYVDFAQDAAVCARRINGLSPWPGVTMTLLGPEGKPIESLKLCRALVQSDASRSESRVVTPVDRCAVEPGLILDPETGVVACGSGSTVRLIDVQPAGKRIMAWPDFARGRRLSGAERLTRSNMGAG, encoded by the coding sequence ATGACCAACCCCATGCGCATCGCGTTCTTCGGTTCCGGTGAGTTCGGGCTGCCGACGCTCCGCGCACTCGCCAGAGAGCACACACTCGCAGGGGTCGTCACACAGCCCGACAAACCCGCAGGCCGCGGCACCTCACTCACGCCGACACCGATCGGCGCGGCTGCTTCGGCGGAACTCCCCAATGTACCCCTGCTGAAGCCCACCAAATGCAACGCGCCCGAAGTCGTTGCAGAGATCAGGAACTGGAACGCCGACGCATGGGTTGTGATCGCTTTCGGGCAGAAACTTGGCGCGGGCCTTCTCGACGGCATCTTCGCTATCAACCTGCACGCCTCTATTCTGCCTCGTTGGCGCGGAGCGGCCCCGATCAACGCGGCGATCCTTGCAGGTGACACACACTCGGGAAACAGCGTCATCACCCTCGCGGAACGCATGGATGCGGGCGAGGTCCTCGCCTCGTCTCGATCGGAGATCGGCTCCGCCGAAACTGCCGGCGAACTCCACGACCGGCTCAGCGCGGAAGGTCCCGAACTCGTGCTTCGCGTGCTTCGTGACTTTCGGAGCGGAAGACTCTCCCGCAAAGTCCAGGACGAGTCGCTTGTCACACTCGCTCCCAAGCTCTCTCGCGCCGATGGATACGTGGACTTTGCTCAAGATGCCGCCGTGTGTGCCCGCCGGATCAACGGGCTCAGCCCATGGCCGGGAGTCACCATGACGCTCCTCGGCCCTGAGGGCAAACCCATTGAATCACTCAAGCTCTGCCGAGCGTTGGTGCAATCAGATGCTTCTCGCTCCGAATCACGAGTTGTGACGCCTGTTGACCGCTGCGCAGTCGAACCCGGGTTGATTCTCGATCCCGAAACTGGCGTGGTCGCCTGCGGCAGCGGGTCCACCGTGCGTCTGATCGACGTGCAGCCCGCGGGGAAGCGGATCATGGCCTGGCCCGACTTCGCCCGCGGGCGCCGTCTCTCAGGGGCCGAACGCCTCACTCGCTCCAACATGGGGGCCGGATGA
- a CDS encoding nucleotide sugar dehydrogenase: protein MPEAERLIARFSAKQATVGIVGLGYVGLPLVRAMHGAGHRVVGFDIDESKVRMLRQGQAYLKHLGDELVQILASSDRFMPTSRPGDLAGCDAIVLCVPTPLGEHREPDLSYVERSTEMVASVLQKGMLVSLESTSYPGTTREICQTILERGGLRCGRDFFLVFSPEREDPGRKDMETHQIPRLVGGIDEVSTRVGVALYSSAVERVIAVESAEVAESAKLLENIYRAVNIALVNELKPVLTDMGIDIWSVVRAASTKPFGFHPFYPGPGLGGHCIPIDPYYLSWKARAAGHVTRFIELAGEINSSMPRLVVERASRALNDRGKPVKGSRVLVLGIAYKPDIDDIRETPAAEIITLLQERGAVVSYHDPHVARFPSMRNYTLDLASVPLTAEMLAHADCVMIVTNHAAVDYGLVAKHATLIVDTRDAMRDHPGPNVVKG from the coding sequence ATGCCAGAGGCGGAGCGGCTGATCGCCCGCTTCAGCGCGAAGCAGGCGACGGTGGGCATTGTCGGGCTGGGGTATGTGGGTCTGCCTCTTGTGAGAGCGATGCACGGCGCCGGGCACCGGGTGGTCGGGTTCGATATCGATGAGTCAAAGGTGCGGATGCTCCGTCAGGGTCAGGCGTATCTGAAGCATCTCGGCGACGAGTTGGTTCAGATCCTGGCGTCCTCGGATCGATTCATGCCGACCTCGCGTCCCGGAGATCTTGCGGGGTGCGATGCGATCGTCCTGTGTGTGCCCACGCCGCTGGGAGAGCATCGCGAGCCGGATCTTTCATATGTCGAGCGATCGACCGAGATGGTCGCTAGCGTGCTGCAGAAGGGCATGCTCGTCTCGCTGGAATCAACGTCGTATCCCGGCACAACCCGGGAGATCTGCCAGACGATTCTTGAACGGGGCGGGCTTCGATGCGGGCGGGACTTCTTCCTTGTCTTCAGCCCTGAGCGAGAGGATCCCGGACGGAAAGACATGGAGACACACCAGATCCCGCGCCTCGTGGGCGGGATCGACGAGGTTTCCACCAGAGTCGGCGTCGCGCTGTACTCATCAGCCGTGGAACGCGTGATCGCGGTCGAGAGCGCGGAGGTTGCGGAGAGCGCGAAACTGCTTGAGAACATCTATCGGGCCGTGAACATCGCGCTCGTCAACGAGCTCAAACCCGTGCTGACGGACATGGGGATCGACATCTGGTCCGTCGTCAGGGCCGCTTCCACCAAGCCGTTCGGTTTCCACCCCTTCTACCCCGGCCCGGGGCTCGGGGGGCACTGCATCCCCATCGATCCCTACTACCTCTCATGGAAGGCGCGGGCGGCGGGCCATGTCACGCGGTTCATCGAACTCGCGGGAGAGATCAACTCCAGCATGCCTCGGCTGGTTGTCGAGCGGGCGTCTCGCGCCTTGAACGATCGCGGCAAGCCCGTTAAGGGCTCAAGGGTGCTGGTGCTTGGGATCGCGTACAAGCCCGATATCGACGATATCCGTGAGACTCCGGCCGCAGAAATCATCACGCTGCTCCAAGAACGTGGCGCCGTGGTCTCGTATCACGACCCGCATGTCGCCAGGTTCCCCTCGATGCGGAACTACACGCTGGATCTAGCGAGCGTGCCCCTGACGGCAGAGATGCTGGCGCACGCGGATTGTGTCATGATCGTGACGAACCACGCGGCTGTTGATTATGGGCTTGTCGCCAAGCACGCGACGCTGATCGTGGACACGCGTGATGCGATGCGGGATCATCCCGGGCCGAATGTGGTCAAGGGGTGA